The genome window CCTTTCGGGGATGTTAACGTTGATCCCGCTTTCGCGGAAACGCATCCCCGCACCCCCGAACTGACCCTGGGAGCGAAGATGAAGGAGCCGTAACCATCACCGCCGGAAGAGAGAAGGAAGGTTCACTTTCCAGCGAGCTGGATTGATTTCACCCCCGGGGAATTGTTCCAGGTTTCCCGGAGGACAAGCCGGATTATTATTATCTCCGGTAAACAGCACCAGACTACCTTTTAGACAACCGGGTAAATTCACCGCCCGGGGAACTGCACCAGGATTTTTATTTTACCAGCCGGATTAAATTCAGCTCTGGTAAACAATAACAGTAACCTTGTTGGACAAGCCGGATTAATCCACCGTCTCGGGAATTGCATCAGACTCCCCTGAGGAAAAGCCGGATTAGATGTCATTGCCCGGGGGTAGTTTTTGTTAAATACCTGCTTTCATTGCATTCTTTCCTGTATATTTATAAGTTTGTTATAAAATCTCCTTAACGAATGCAGGCATTTGAAGTCCATAAGCAGATTGTCAGCGACTACAAGGAATACCTGAAGAGTTTCAATATTATCAGGGATAAACGTATCAGCAAGGTGGTTGATGATGCATTCAGGAAGGATGAATACCTGCCCGAGCCGTTGATTCAGTTCAATCCTGCTTACAAGGATGGGGCAGGCATTGATTCGCTCATTGATGAAAAGATCCTGCATCCGGACTTCAGGAAAACTTTCGGGTACTATTCCCTCTACGAGCATCAGGAGATGGCAATCCGCAAGGGTGTGGAAGGAAAAAGTTTTGTTGTTACTTCCGGTACCGGTTCGGGCAAGTCCCTTACCTTTCTGGGTACTGTCTTCAACCATATTTTCAAGGAAAAGCCCCCGAAAGGGGTGAAGGCCATCCTTGTCTATCCCATGAACGCTCTTATCAACTCCCAGGAGGAGGAGATCAGAAAATTTGCGGATAATTACGGCGACGGTTTCCCGGTAACATTCAGGAAATATACCGGACAGGAGAATCAGGAGCAGAGGAGAGAGGTGGAGTCAGATCCACCTGATATTCTCCTTACCAACTACATGATGCTGGAGCTGATCCTCACCCGCGCCAATGAGAAGTACCTGCGTGATTCGTTCAGCGAAAACCTGAGGTTTCTGGTTTTTGATGAGCTGCATACCTATCGCGGAAGGCAGGGAGCCGATGTTGCCATGCTTATCCGCCGGCTGAAAGCCCTTTGCAGACAAAAAATTCAATGCATTGGCACTTCCGCAACCATGATCTCCGGCGAAGGACCACGAAACACCAGGGAAGTTGTTGCCGGGTATTCTACTGAGGTTTTTGGAGAAGCTTTCGCAGAAGACCAGGTAATAGAGGAGAGCCTGAAGGTGACCACCAATTTCAGCGGTACACTGCCCACCGCCTTTGATCTTCAGGAGGCCATACACAGCTCAGTGCCAAAAGATGGCAGCGAAAAGGCATTCCGTGACAATCCCCTGGCAATATGGGTTGAAAACCGGATAGCGCTCCTTCATGATAATCCCCAAAACCAGTTTCATAGTAATTCCTCAAAAGAGGAAAACCGGACTGCAACAAACCCCGATTTCGCCGAAGCTCAGGATCAACTGCGGGAGGGTACCGGCCCAACACCAGGTCTTGGTCAGAAAGAAATTATCCGCAGGGCAAAGCCGTTAGCACTGAAGGAGCTGGTTGAGGCTTTATCTGCTGATGCCAGTGAGCCGGACAGGGATAAATGTCTGAGTGCGCTGATGGAGCTGTTTGAGTGGTCGGAACAATTGAATATAAGGAATATTGAAAAGCGCATTTCATTTCTGCCCTTCAAGATACATCAGTTTATCTCGCAGGCGGGCAATGTTTACGTGACGCTTGATAGCAGGGATAAGAGGAAGGTCACTCTGGAAGACGGTATGTATGTAATGGAGGAAACCGGCAGGGAGAAGACCATATTCCCGGTGATGTTCAGCCGCTACTCGGGGTTTGATTTTATCTGCGTCAAAAGGAATTTCGAAGAGATGCGCTTCGAGCCGCGGGATCCACAGGAGTTGCCCGAGAGAATAACCAAACAGGAGCTGAAGGGAAACAGGGAGGAAGGCAAGTCCAAACGGCTGCTGACGGATGAGGATTTTGAATCGGGGTATCTGCTTATCCCCGAAAACGGAGATGAGATATGGGGCGAGGATCAGCTGGAGAACCTGCCCGATACCTGGTGGAAGCTGAAAAACGGCAGGGTGGTGGTAGATAATTACTACGAACACCGTCTGCCTGTAAAAGTATGGTTTAACTCAGAAGGTAATTATTCCTTCAATCCTGAATCCGGACTGGACCTTACGGGATGGTTTATTGCGGCTCCGTTGTGTCTTGACCCAACTTCGGGGGTTGTTTTTGATTTCCGAACAAGCGAGAACACCAAGCTGATGAGGGTAGGCAATGTAGGCAAAAGCACTGCCACCACCATCACCACTTTCAGCATCCTCAAGAGCCAGCATCACCAGAAACTGACCAGGGAGGTTCAGAAAGTACTCAGTTTTACAGATAACCGCCAGGATGCATCACTCCAGGCAGGGCACTTTAATGACTTTATGATGATAGGACGTTTGCGTTCTGCCATCTATCACGCATTGAAATCGGCCGGAGAGAAGCAGTTGAAGATTGACAGGATTTCCGGCGAGGTATATGACAAACTAGGCCTGACCGAAAAGGATTATGCCCGAAACGTATCGGATGACCCCTCGTGGCCGGACCCGGAGAATGAAAAGGCCATCAAGGACTATCTTACCGTCAGGATTTTATATGATCTCAGAAGAGGGTGGAGGTACAATACCCCCAACCTGGAGCAATGCGCTCTGCTGCAGATTGACTACGAGAAGCTGGATGAGTTCTGTGCCAGGGATGAATTTTTCAGGGATGATATACTGCTTTCCGGGGCAACTCCGGAGCAGCGGTACAATTTCCTGCTGCATGTACTTAATTACTTCCGCACATCTTATGCGTTTGACTATTATCTGCTGGATGAGGGGAACAGGAAAAATCTGGAGGACCGCCTCAAGCAGCATCTGGACCAGGAGAAGGAGTGGTCGCTCGAAGCCGACGAACGGCTTGAAGCCCCTTCATTCCTCACTTACCGGTCCCCCGGAAAAAAAGACAAAAGAATATTTACACAGAGCATAGGTCCAAACAGCAACCTTGGCAAGTACATCAAAAGGATGTTCATCCGGGCCAACCTGGAAGCTTTGAAAGGAGAGGAACTGGCCGGCTATACCGAAGGGCTTTGCCTGCTGCTTAAGAGGGGGCACTTCCTTGCCGAAAGAGAGATCAAGGGTGACAAATCGACCGAAAAAGGTTTCCGCCTCAGGGTTGAAAAGGTCATCTGGCGGTTAGGGGACGGGAGAAACGTTCTGACAGACGAGGTCAGGATAGTAACAACCGGCGGGGACCTTAAAATAGAGCCCAACAGTTATTTCAAGCGCTTTTACCAGCAGGATTTCCAGGCATTTGACAAGTTCTTCCGCGCAAGCGAGCATACCGGACAGATAGGTACGGAGCAGCGTATAGACCGTGAAAAGGGTTTCAGGACCGGGGATATATCCGCTCTTTACTGTTCTCCCACCATGGAACTTGGTATAGATATCTCCACCCTGAACATTGTCCATATGCGTAATGTGCCTCCAAACCCTGCAAATTACACCCAGAGAAGCGGACGGGCCGGAAGGAGCGGGCAGACTGCGCTGGTGTTTACGTA of Marinilabiliales bacterium contains these proteins:
- a CDS encoding DEAD/DEAH box helicase — protein: MQAFEVHKQIVSDYKEYLKSFNIIRDKRISKVVDDAFRKDEYLPEPLIQFNPAYKDGAGIDSLIDEKILHPDFRKTFGYYSLYEHQEMAIRKGVEGKSFVVTSGTGSGKSLTFLGTVFNHIFKEKPPKGVKAILVYPMNALINSQEEEIRKFADNYGDGFPVTFRKYTGQENQEQRREVESDPPDILLTNYMMLELILTRANEKYLRDSFSENLRFLVFDELHTYRGRQGADVAMLIRRLKALCRQKIQCIGTSATMISGEGPRNTREVVAGYSTEVFGEAFAEDQVIEESLKVTTNFSGTLPTAFDLQEAIHSSVPKDGSEKAFRDNPLAIWVENRIALLHDNPQNQFHSNSSKEENRTATNPDFAEAQDQLREGTGPTPGLGQKEIIRRAKPLALKELVEALSADASEPDRDKCLSALMELFEWSEQLNIRNIEKRISFLPFKIHQFISQAGNVYVTLDSRDKRKVTLEDGMYVMEETGREKTIFPVMFSRYSGFDFICVKRNFEEMRFEPRDPQELPERITKQELKGNREEGKSKRLLTDEDFESGYLLIPENGDEIWGEDQLENLPDTWWKLKNGRVVVDNYYEHRLPVKVWFNSEGNYSFNPESGLDLTGWFIAAPLCLDPTSGVVFDFRTSENTKLMRVGNVGKSTATTITTFSILKSQHHQKLTREVQKVLSFTDNRQDASLQAGHFNDFMMIGRLRSAIYHALKSAGEKQLKIDRISGEVYDKLGLTEKDYARNVSDDPSWPDPENEKAIKDYLTVRILYDLRRGWRYNTPNLEQCALLQIDYEKLDEFCARDEFFRDDILLSGATPEQRYNFLLHVLNYFRTSYAFDYYLLDEGNRKNLEDRLKQHLDQEKEWSLEADERLEAPSFLTYRSPGKKDKRIFTQSIGPNSNLGKYIKRMFIRANLEALKGEELAGYTEGLCLLLKRGHFLAEREIKGDKSTEKGFRLRVEKVIWRLGDGRNVLTDEVRIVTTGGDLKIEPNSYFKRFYQQDFQAFDKFFRASEHTGQIGTEQRIDREKGFRTGDISALYCSPTMELGIDISTLNIVHMRNVPPNPANYTQRSGRAGRSGQTALVFTYCSYTSPHDRHYFGNSRQMVAGQVKSPTIDLCNEELVANHFYAWILMQLGLQDVRSSIRDIIDIGDRENLPVRDNIRNFILRQTADFSRVWTEGFEEVISDKRDILESTAWFNQEWLQGCCREFYHRLDKSFDRWRRLFRTATNMIEQGSLVINDPTIAGSSFEHREAKRMMAIGSRQRDLLQNEMTREYGSSFSSEFYVYRYLAAEGFLPGYNFTRLPVRAFVGRKSQEQGTYISRPRFIALREFGPSNLIYHDGGKFRVTRMQLTEADMKTESIKISRKTGYAWLGEEGRGINNDPFTGEPLMGQSAADTHNDLLEMVEADTWPVERISSEEENRMSSGYDIEQFFHYPKGLDSTFRSTLKASGHPLLNLTFCQATLLIQVNKKWLRAKDEENGFVIGKMSGKWLRKVELENPEREKDPAITVKLYTTDTADSLYLQPVEALELSDGGVISLTWALKRAIERVFQVEESEIEVWFMGPEGERNIFIFESAQGSLGILSQLAEDTGRLKEVFREAYRVIHYDPETKEDTAPGKPKASYDDLLSYYNQRYHDKLDRHSIKAALELLMICEADNTSSVSSRFSDREEQYNWLLDNLDESSDLEKKLIDYLYRNRMRLPDNAQVNLSTSAGYYVSGDFVYMDGDSIEAIVFCDGSVHDEAGVKEDDLHKRQLLQDAGYDVIEWHYSEPPDELVKRRKDIFRKL